In Streptomyces capitiformicae, one genomic interval encodes:
- a CDS encoding succinate dehydrogenase iron-sulfur subunit: MATPVLDKAETPDASSPASPYITVTFRVRRFNPEVAAEATWEDFQLEIDPKERVLDGLHKIKWDVDGTLTFRRSCAHGICGSDAMRINGKNRLACKTLIKDINPEKPITIEPIKGLTVLKDLVVDMEPFFQAYRDVMPFLITKDTNEPTRERFQTAEDRERFDDTTKCILCAACTSSCPVFWNDGQYFGPAAIVNAHRFIFDSRDEAGEQRLEILNDKDGVWRCRTTFNCTDACPRGIEVTKAIQEVKRALITRRF; encoded by the coding sequence ATGGCTACCCCTGTTCTGGACAAGGCCGAGACCCCTGATGCGTCGTCTCCGGCCTCTCCGTACATCACCGTCACGTTCCGCGTGCGCCGGTTCAACCCGGAGGTCGCGGCCGAGGCGACCTGGGAAGACTTCCAGCTGGAGATCGACCCCAAGGAGCGCGTCCTCGACGGTCTGCACAAGATCAAGTGGGACGTCGACGGCACGCTGACGTTCCGCCGCTCCTGCGCCCACGGCATCTGCGGCTCGGACGCGATGAGGATCAACGGCAAGAACCGCCTTGCCTGCAAGACCCTCATCAAGGACATCAACCCCGAGAAGCCGATCACGATCGAGCCCATAAAGGGCCTCACGGTCCTCAAGGACCTGGTCGTGGACATGGAGCCGTTCTTCCAGGCGTACCGGGACGTGATGCCCTTCCTGATCACGAAGGACACCAACGAGCCGACGCGCGAGCGCTTCCAGACCGCCGAGGACCGCGAGCGCTTCGACGACACGACCAAGTGCATCCTGTGCGCGGCGTGCACGTCCTCGTGCCCGGTGTTCTGGAACGACGGCCAGTACTTCGGGCCGGCCGCGATCGTGAACGCCCACCGCTTCATCTTCGACTCGCGTGACGAGGCCGGTGAGCAGCGCCTGGAGATCCTCAACGACAAGGACGGCGTGTGGCGTTGCCGCACGACCTTCAACTGCACGGACGCCTGCCCGCGCGGTATCGAGGTCACCAAGGCGATCCAGGAGGTGAAGCGGGCGCTGATCACGCGCCGCTTCTGA
- a CDS encoding TM2 domain-containing protein, whose amino-acid sequence MTVPTPDAPFGYDPQGRPYSDKSKIVAGVLQLFLGGLGIGRFYVGSVGVGVAQLLTCGGFGIWALIDGIMFLTSNDRTDSQGRVLRG is encoded by the coding sequence ATGACCGTCCCCACCCCTGACGCCCCCTTCGGCTACGACCCGCAGGGCCGTCCGTACTCCGACAAGTCGAAGATCGTCGCCGGCGTTCTCCAGCTCTTCCTGGGCGGCCTGGGCATCGGTCGCTTCTACGTCGGTTCCGTCGGCGTGGGCGTCGCGCAGCTGCTCACCTGCGGCGGCTTCGGCATCTGGGCCCTGATCGACGGCATCATGTTCCTCACGAGCAACGACCGCACCGACTCGCAGGGTCGCGTCCTGCGCGGCTGA
- a CDS encoding DUF2752 domain-containing protein — protein MAERGLSALRHPAAAPLAVAAAGLAGAAYLYGTNPHEPGHLLPQCPFRYVTGLLCPACGGTRMVYDLMHGQFSAAWHDNRVLLLAAPFALALLGRWCVEGLRGRRWRPELKPRTQALILGIAVTWTVVRNLR, from the coding sequence GTGGCTGAGCGCGGCCTCTCCGCCCTCCGGCACCCGGCGGCGGCCCCCCTCGCGGTGGCCGCCGCCGGCCTGGCGGGCGCCGCGTATCTGTACGGCACCAACCCGCACGAGCCCGGCCATCTGCTGCCCCAGTGTCCGTTCCGCTATGTCACGGGGCTGTTGTGCCCCGCCTGCGGCGGCACCCGCATGGTGTACGACCTGATGCACGGCCAGTTCAGCGCGGCCTGGCACGACAACCGGGTACTGCTGCTCGCCGCGCCCTTCGCCCTCGCGCTGTTGGGCCGCTGGTGCGTCGAGGGGCTGCGCGGCCGCCGCTGGCGCCCCGAACTCAAGCCCCGCACCCAGGCCTTGATCCTGGGCATCGCGGTGACATGGACCGTGGTCCGCAACCTCCGCTGA
- a CDS encoding TM2 domain-containing protein, which yields MTEQPQQPAQPPQPPQPGYGYPAAPGQAPGANPYGAPQGGYQKQDAAPGYGYPQQGGYPQGGYPQQGGYQAPPGAGGAYTGDPNAPYGYDPYGRPYSDKSKIVAGILSLFLGSFGVGRFYIGHVGLGLGQLFTCGGFGIWALVDGIILLTSSNTTDSNGRVLRG from the coding sequence GTGACCGAGCAGCCTCAGCAGCCCGCTCAGCCCCCGCAGCCGCCGCAGCCCGGATACGGGTACCCCGCCGCCCCCGGCCAGGCACCGGGCGCGAACCCCTACGGCGCTCCGCAGGGTGGATACCAGAAGCAGGACGCCGCGCCGGGCTACGGGTACCCGCAGCAGGGGGGCTACCCGCAGGGCGGCTACCCGCAGCAGGGCGGCTACCAGGCACCCCCGGGAGCCGGCGGCGCGTACACGGGCGACCCGAACGCCCCCTACGGCTACGACCCCTACGGCCGCCCGTACTCCGACAAGTCGAAGATCGTCGCCGGCATCCTCTCGCTCTTCCTGGGCTCCTTCGGCGTCGGCCGCTTCTACATCGGCCACGTGGGCCTCGGCCTCGGACAGCTCTTCACCTGCGGCGGCTTCGGCATCTGGGCGCTGGTCGACGGCATCATCCTGCTGACCAGCAGCAACACCACGGACTCCAACGGACGTGTCCTGCGTGGCTGA
- a CDS encoding type II toxin-antitoxin system RelE/ParE family toxin, whose translation MIWHLEVTGEVRDWLHELRKDDRATARLVGQAIQALMEEGPDLGRPLVDRIKGSAMHHLKELRPGSTGGTEIRILFAFDPERSAVLLVAGDKAGQWTEWYRRAIPLAEKRYTEWLDYLARRRQKEGRR comes from the coding sequence ATGATCTGGCATCTTGAAGTGACCGGAGAGGTGCGCGACTGGCTGCATGAACTGCGTAAGGACGACCGCGCTACGGCACGGCTCGTGGGGCAGGCGATCCAGGCGCTGATGGAGGAAGGCCCGGATCTCGGACGCCCACTGGTGGACCGGATCAAAGGTTCCGCAATGCACCATCTCAAGGAACTTCGACCTGGTTCGACGGGAGGCACGGAGATCAGGATCCTGTTTGCCTTCGACCCCGAGCGCAGCGCGGTTCTGCTCGTGGCAGGCGACAAAGCGGGGCAATGGACAGAGTGGTACCGCCGGGCGATTCCTCTGGCCGAGAAACGATATACCGAGTGGCTGGACTACCTGGCCCGGCGCCGACAGAAGGAGGGACGGCGATGA
- a CDS encoding helix-turn-helix domain-containing protein yields the protein MTSFHSWDEVKEEVFDTEDLDVIAAGARRMVAEARAHRLAEMRRQLGLTQREVADRMHVRQERVSAIERGRTGSAEVGTVAAYVEALGGELEVVANFNGTRVVVA from the coding sequence ATGACCAGCTTTCACTCATGGGACGAGGTGAAGGAAGAGGTCTTCGACACCGAGGACCTGGACGTGATCGCAGCAGGTGCCCGGCGCATGGTCGCCGAGGCACGTGCGCATCGTCTCGCGGAGATGCGCAGACAACTCGGGCTCACCCAACGGGAAGTGGCCGACCGGATGCATGTAAGGCAGGAGCGGGTGTCCGCCATCGAGCGCGGCAGGACCGGGTCCGCCGAGGTGGGGACGGTGGCGGCCTATGTCGAGGCGCTGGGCGGGGAGTTGGAGGTTGTCGCGAACTTCAACGGGACTCGAGTGGTCGTGGCGTAG
- a CDS encoding FG-GAP and VCBS repeat-containing protein, giving the protein MFTRRYLRLALATAAAMSLTGGLLTLSVTNADAAAAKHADDFNGDGYQDYATTGDGSFTVTYGTATGPGTTFKTFTQNSAGVPGNSGDAGGYVDGFGEDLAAADLNRDGYADLAVADRSEKVGGKVSAGAVTIMWGAKSGLGTKATRLPVKAMSHPAFGNELETGDFNGDGKADLAVADGSDTVYVYRGGFAKSGTTGKVTKHSPTPMTDVLEITGLVAGRVTKDKATDLYVLGQGYRKDKMIQYAWFLRGGKTIKPSSKVVAINNSEPDYDPTGVIADFDKDGYGELAVSDVPYNKSAGSVVVVRGGKTGPTTKYRLTQATSGIATAASKGDCFGYALSAGDTNRDSYPDLAVGVCGEKVGSASDAGGVHILRGGKKGLTGTGSQWFTRATAGVPGDPKQGEMFGSAVRLRDLDGDGDKDLLAASVNFSMSLYFRAGASGITTGTVTELSLAPSFPQ; this is encoded by the coding sequence ATGTTCACGCGCAGGTATCTCCGCCTGGCTCTCGCGACGGCCGCGGCCATGTCGCTGACCGGCGGACTGCTCACCCTTTCGGTGACGAACGCGGACGCGGCAGCCGCCAAGCACGCCGATGACTTCAACGGCGATGGTTACCAGGACTACGCGACCACCGGCGACGGTTCGTTCACGGTGACGTACGGGACGGCGACCGGTCCCGGCACCACGTTCAAGACGTTCACGCAGAACAGCGCGGGTGTACCGGGCAATTCCGGTGACGCGGGTGGTTACGTCGACGGCTTCGGCGAGGACCTGGCCGCCGCCGACCTCAACCGGGACGGATACGCGGACCTCGCCGTAGCCGACCGCTCAGAGAAGGTGGGCGGAAAGGTCAGCGCGGGAGCCGTCACCATCATGTGGGGCGCGAAGTCCGGCCTCGGCACCAAGGCCACCCGGCTCCCCGTCAAGGCCATGTCCCACCCCGCGTTCGGCAATGAGTTGGAGACCGGCGACTTCAACGGCGACGGCAAGGCGGACCTGGCGGTCGCCGACGGCAGCGACACCGTCTACGTCTACCGGGGCGGCTTCGCCAAGTCCGGTACGACGGGCAAGGTCACCAAGCACAGTCCCACCCCGATGACCGATGTCCTCGAAATCACCGGGCTGGTCGCCGGGCGCGTCACCAAGGACAAGGCCACCGACCTGTACGTCCTCGGCCAGGGCTACCGCAAGGACAAGATGATCCAGTACGCCTGGTTCCTGCGCGGCGGCAAGACGATCAAGCCGAGCAGCAAGGTGGTCGCCATCAACAACTCGGAGCCCGACTACGACCCGACGGGTGTCATAGCGGACTTCGACAAGGACGGCTACGGAGAACTGGCCGTCAGCGATGTGCCGTACAACAAGAGCGCGGGCTCGGTGGTCGTCGTACGCGGCGGCAAGACCGGACCGACCACGAAGTACCGTCTCACGCAGGCCACTTCGGGGATCGCGACGGCGGCGTCGAAGGGCGACTGCTTCGGGTACGCCCTGTCCGCAGGCGACACGAACCGAGATAGCTACCCGGACCTCGCGGTCGGCGTCTGCGGGGAGAAGGTCGGCTCAGCGTCGGACGCGGGCGGGGTCCACATCCTGCGTGGCGGCAAGAAGGGCCTGACCGGCACCGGCTCCCAGTGGTTCACCCGGGCGACGGCAGGGGTGCCGGGCGACCCCAAGCAGGGCGAGATGTTCGGGTCCGCCGTCCGCCTGCGCGACCTCGACGGCGATGGTGACAAGGACCTCCTGGCCGCGAGCGTGAACTTCAGCATGAGCCTGTACTTCCGGGCGGGCGCTTCGGGGATCACGACCGGAACCGTGACGGAGCTGAGTCTGGCGCCGAGCTTCCCGCAGTAG
- a CDS encoding helix-turn-helix domain-containing protein, translated as MPDHIEKHIGARIREFRAIRDFSLADLGRLAHVSTSQLSRVENGERPASPSVLAAVARALGVTLSVLHGQPYVHMLQKDQLDRLLAPISSALDAWDIPPDDDTPLRPLDEVAERTTQVAKLRAAGEFGGVAEALPELISDTAVAAQTHTAPGRDRERAHNMQAEVARTTAIIAYRLGFMDLARLALARMAVAAPHSGDPRQVAVERYERAVITHAEASRPDRGVALMKQALRDLDDDGDPSTMAVRGTLLLRASALSAVQRDHAAADDWLGQANELAEAAAQADAASDPPGTRYALAFGDLNVALGRIDVAMYRDDHEEALRVASEVRLPDSYQPTRVAGFLIRKAGAEAWTAHYDEALESLEKARRSAPQLTRYHPEVHETVGTLLRARRRAPDPLREFAQWSGV; from the coding sequence ATGCCCGACCACATCGAGAAGCACATCGGGGCCCGTATTCGCGAGTTCCGCGCCATCCGAGACTTCAGTCTGGCCGATCTGGGCCGCCTCGCCCATGTATCCACCAGTCAGCTCAGTCGAGTCGAGAACGGGGAACGACCGGCCAGTCCGTCCGTTCTCGCCGCTGTAGCCCGCGCGCTCGGCGTCACACTGTCCGTGCTGCACGGGCAGCCCTACGTCCACATGCTTCAGAAGGACCAGCTCGATCGGCTGCTCGCGCCCATCAGCAGTGCCCTAGACGCATGGGACATCCCGCCGGACGACGACACACCGCTTCGCCCGCTCGACGAGGTGGCGGAACGGACGACGCAGGTCGCGAAGCTCCGCGCCGCTGGTGAGTTCGGCGGCGTCGCTGAGGCGCTGCCGGAGCTCATCTCCGACACCGCGGTGGCCGCACAGACGCACACCGCTCCTGGCCGGGACCGCGAGCGGGCCCATAACATGCAGGCCGAGGTCGCACGCACCACGGCGATCATCGCCTACCGGTTGGGCTTCATGGACCTCGCGCGTCTCGCGCTCGCGCGTATGGCCGTGGCCGCGCCCCACTCCGGGGACCCCCGGCAGGTCGCCGTCGAGCGCTACGAGCGGGCAGTCATTACCCATGCCGAGGCATCCCGGCCCGACCGGGGTGTGGCATTGATGAAGCAGGCCCTTCGGGACCTCGACGACGACGGCGATCCTTCGACGATGGCCGTACGGGGGACGCTTCTGCTCCGCGCCTCGGCTCTGTCCGCCGTGCAGCGGGACCACGCCGCCGCCGACGACTGGCTGGGGCAGGCGAACGAACTTGCCGAAGCTGCCGCCCAGGCCGACGCGGCGTCAGACCCGCCTGGCACGCGGTACGCCCTGGCGTTCGGCGATCTCAATGTGGCCCTGGGGCGGATCGACGTGGCCATGTACCGAGACGACCACGAGGAGGCGCTGCGCGTTGCCTCCGAGGTGCGGTTGCCGGATTCCTACCAGCCGACCCGCGTAGCCGGATTCCTGATCCGCAAGGCCGGCGCGGAGGCATGGACGGCCCACTACGACGAGGCGCTGGAGTCCCTGGAGAAGGCACGCAGGAGCGCGCCCCAACTGACCCGCTACCACCCGGAGGTTCACGAGACCGTCGGGACGCTCCTGCGCGCCCGTCGACGGGCCCCGGACCCGCTGCGCGAGTTCGCACAATGGAGCGGTGTGTAG
- a CDS encoding helix-turn-helix domain-containing protein, translating into MNHSEWRTRRHRRLLGEHLDADPEYDRVYEEAGLAMKLGKAVYDRRQQLGLSEADLAERMHVDVDDIEGIETATELPPIAVIMRLARALDLTVDVHLAGGDEPTVTIVAPAA; encoded by the coding sequence ATGAACCACAGCGAATGGAGGACCCGTCGCCACCGCCGGCTGCTGGGCGAACACCTGGACGCCGACCCCGAGTACGACCGGGTCTACGAAGAGGCCGGCCTCGCCATGAAGTTGGGCAAGGCCGTCTACGACCGGCGTCAGCAGCTGGGGCTGAGCGAGGCCGATCTCGCCGAGCGCATGCACGTCGACGTCGATGACATCGAGGGCATCGAGACGGCCACCGAGCTGCCGCCCATCGCGGTCATCATGCGCCTGGCCCGCGCACTGGACCTCACGGTGGACGTTCACCTCGCCGGCGGAGACGAGCCCACCGTCACCATCGTCGCCCCAGCGGCCTGA
- a CDS encoding type II toxin-antitoxin system RelE/ParE family toxin, giving the protein MDSGRYSIEIEPEVRLWLENIPAHHYKQAERVADLLAEQPTTLDEPHSRHLGGKLRELRFRLGDAHQRITYWLAPGRRVVLLTVFRKTKMREQAEVDRAHAAQQLCEAEHEAAAEHDLYSRNLKESR; this is encoded by the coding sequence ATGGACAGCGGGCGGTACTCGATCGAGATCGAGCCGGAGGTACGGCTGTGGCTGGAGAACATTCCCGCCCATCACTACAAGCAGGCCGAACGCGTCGCTGACCTGCTCGCCGAGCAGCCCACCACCCTTGACGAACCGCACTCCCGCCACCTGGGCGGCAAGCTCCGCGAGCTGCGCTTCCGCCTGGGCGATGCCCATCAGCGGATCACCTACTGGCTGGCGCCCGGCCGACGTGTCGTGCTGCTCACCGTGTTCCGCAAGACCAAGATGCGCGAGCAGGCCGAAGTGGACCGCGCCCACGCCGCACAGCAATTGTGCGAGGCAGAGCATGAAGCCGCCGCCGAGCACGACCTCTACAGCCGCAACCTCAAGGAGTCTCGATGA
- a CDS encoding winged helix-turn-helix domain-containing protein, with protein sequence MAARRGRRRAGSGVPLTFEVIAETLRERIRSGGLRPGDALPTQAALMREFGAASLTVQKAMALLKQDGWAVSRPGKGAFVVHRDYPDGADGPDGPEATAPAGGTTARVEALERALAEAAQQIADLRGRVEALESDVSDRGH encoded by the coding sequence GTGGCGGCGAGGCGCGGGCGCAGGCGGGCGGGCAGCGGGGTGCCGCTGACGTTCGAGGTCATCGCCGAGACCCTGCGCGAGCGCATCCGCTCCGGGGGGCTGCGGCCGGGGGACGCGTTGCCGACGCAGGCCGCGTTGATGCGGGAGTTCGGGGCGGCGAGCCTGACCGTGCAGAAGGCCATGGCCCTGCTGAAGCAGGACGGGTGGGCGGTCTCCCGCCCCGGCAAGGGCGCCTTCGTCGTCCACCGCGACTACCCCGACGGCGCCGATGGCCCCGACGGTCCGGAGGCAACCGCACCCGCCGGCGGGACGACGGCCCGCGTCGAGGCACTGGAACGAGCGCTGGCCGAGGCCGCTCAGCAGATCGCCGACCTTCGTGGCCGCGTCGAGGCCTTGGAGTCGGACGTCAGCGACCGGGGCCACTGA
- a CDS encoding replication initiator yields the protein MPAQLQLPYPTTVPAASRPSSPLAAPTCPADATASPAGRSALERRARLTAKLAKLAATGQLAPLARQISTLGGCAHPIRLAGHRTRLDAGTGEVLDHFDSGRLPAGELLVRCGNRRATRCPACSTVYRYDTYQLIAAGLRGGKTVPTSVAVHPRVFATLTAPGFGSVHNQPDTGRCHCGQVHADDDPLLGTPLDPERYDYTGAVLWNAHAPALWARFTTHLRREIAKAAGLTQRDLRHHATLSYAKVAEYQKRGQVHFHAVIRLDGPTGPTSPPPAWATTQLLDHAVRGAAQRTRVHHEGEPPKQPQPAGYVPASPPQDSDRARRLVFRFGRQIDIRAIRSTDFTGGGPVTDRHVAAYIAKYATKGAETTTGTLDRRLRLLAELTTHNITDHARRMIHTAWHLATNRRHAHLRLRQWAHMLGFRGHFSTRTRHYSTTLAHLRAERTAWRAGQPDPQTPAPASAETQSDQTGGSPVGDRAGHSTDLAAGHRNIVGQHVGPDTTLVISHWQYAGTGLLPELEHLADLLTAKRQTRPEQPTRTRRSERSGDRPGHSAGHSTDRLTSADRPGAAA from the coding sequence ATGCCCGCACAGCTCCAACTCCCGTACCCCACGACCGTTCCAGCCGCCTCACGTCCGTCGTCGCCGCTCGCGGCACCGACCTGCCCGGCGGATGCCACCGCCTCACCGGCAGGGCGGTCGGCGCTGGAGCGCCGCGCCCGGCTCACCGCCAAGCTGGCGAAGCTCGCCGCCACCGGCCAACTCGCACCCCTCGCACGACAGATCAGCACCCTCGGCGGATGCGCGCACCCGATCCGCCTGGCCGGGCACCGCACCCGCCTGGACGCCGGAACCGGCGAGGTCCTCGACCACTTCGACTCCGGCCGGCTCCCGGCGGGCGAACTGCTGGTCCGCTGCGGCAACCGCCGTGCCACCCGCTGCCCCGCCTGCTCCACCGTCTACCGCTATGACACCTACCAACTCATCGCAGCCGGACTACGCGGCGGCAAGACCGTCCCCACCAGCGTCGCCGTGCACCCGCGCGTGTTCGCCACGCTCACCGCGCCCGGCTTCGGGTCCGTCCACAACCAGCCCGACACCGGCCGCTGCCACTGCGGCCAGGTCCACGCCGACGACGACCCGCTCCTCGGCACCCCGCTCGACCCCGAGCGCTACGACTACACCGGCGCGGTCCTGTGGAACGCGCACGCCCCGGCCCTGTGGGCACGCTTCACCACCCACTTGCGGCGGGAGATAGCGAAGGCGGCGGGGCTGACGCAGCGGGACCTGCGGCACCACGCCACTCTTTCGTACGCAAAGGTCGCCGAGTACCAGAAGCGCGGCCAAGTCCACTTCCACGCCGTCATCCGCCTCGACGGACCCACAGGCCCTACCAGCCCACCACCCGCCTGGGCCACCACCCAACTCCTCGACCACGCCGTCCGCGGCGCCGCCCAACGCACCCGCGTCCACCACGAAGGCGAACCGCCGAAGCAACCGCAGCCCGCCGGGTACGTCCCCGCGTCTCCGCCCCAGGACTCAGACCGGGCGAGGCGGTTGGTGTTCCGGTTCGGGCGGCAGATCGACATCCGGGCGATCCGCAGTACGGACTTCACCGGCGGCGGCCCGGTCACCGACCGACACGTCGCCGCCTACATCGCCAAGTACGCCACCAAAGGCGCCGAGACCACCACCGGCACCCTCGACCGCCGACTCCGACTCCTCGCCGAACTCACCACCCACAACATCACCGACCACGCCCGCCGCATGATCCACACCGCCTGGCACCTCGCCACCAACCGCCGACACGCCCACCTCCGCCTGCGCCAATGGGCCCACATGCTCGGCTTCCGAGGCCACTTCTCCACCCGCACCCGCCACTACTCCACCACCCTCGCCCACCTCCGAGCCGAACGCACCGCCTGGCGAGCCGGTCAACCCGACCCCCAGACACCAGCCCCGGCATCGGCTGAGACGCAGTCTGACCAGACGGGCGGCAGTCCGGTCGGTGACCGCGCCGGACACTCCACCGACCTGGCAGCCGGTCACCGCAACATCGTCGGTCAGCACGTGGGCCCGGACACGACCTTGGTCATCTCCCACTGGCAGTACGCCGGAACCGGCCTTCTCCCCGAACTCGAACATCTCGCCGACCTCCTGACCGCGAAACGGCAGACCCGGCCCGAACAACCGACCCGAACCCGCCGCTCGGAACGCTCCGGTGACCGCCCGGGTCACTCCGCCGGTCACTCCACTGATCGGCTGACCAGCGCTGACCGGCCGGGGGCCGCCGCGTGA
- a CDS encoding helix-turn-helix domain-containing protein → MTASTELLTVPQVMARLQLSRTAVYDLIRTRQLASITLGRARRIPTHALTDFIRTRLEQEAAA, encoded by the coding sequence GTGACCGCCAGCACCGAACTCCTCACCGTCCCCCAGGTCATGGCCCGCCTCCAGCTCAGCCGCACCGCCGTCTACGACCTCATCCGCACCCGGCAACTCGCCTCCATCACCCTCGGCCGCGCCCGCCGCATCCCCACCCACGCCCTCACCGACTTCATCCGCACCCGACTCGAACAGGAAGCCGCCGCCTGA
- a CDS encoding tyrosine-type recombinase/integrase, with protein sequence MTTPRDTPASRRVRANGDGTVYQRKDSRWEAAGYVLAPGNTRRRVRVYGTTRKEALAKLTEKIATSNRGLPVPSAQGSVAAYLTYWLEAVAVHQLRENTHTRYTTCVHRYLVPGLGKKKLAKLSAKDVRTWLNQLRTTCQCCVRDIDAGRDEPLCCAVGSCCSKRLSPLTLTYIHSVLKSALEHSVREEEIPRNVARNVRTGTPRPRRFEPLTTDEARQFLTAARGHRLHALFELALHTGLRKGELLGLRWEDLDLGRGTAAVRRTLQRTSAGGLTTLPTKTRASERRIALPARCLQSLKHHREQQQRERDTAGTAWQHSGYVFATPQGRPIDPTNLTRTFTTLLRKADLRRIRFHDLRHSTATLLLEQGVELVVIKELLGHAHIGVTATVYAHVRLRLQRQAIDALGTALDGLTNTETVNADGDEPPPCAASVR encoded by the coding sequence ATGACCACACCCCGAGACACCCCCGCCTCCCGCCGCGTGCGCGCCAACGGCGACGGAACCGTCTACCAACGCAAGGACAGCCGCTGGGAAGCCGCCGGATACGTCCTCGCCCCCGGCAACACCCGTCGCCGCGTCCGCGTCTACGGCACCACCCGGAAGGAAGCCCTGGCCAAGCTCACCGAGAAGATCGCCACCAGCAACCGCGGCCTTCCCGTCCCCTCCGCTCAAGGCAGCGTGGCCGCATACCTGACCTACTGGCTGGAGGCCGTCGCCGTCCACCAGCTACGCGAGAACACCCACACCCGCTACACCACCTGCGTCCACCGCTACCTCGTCCCCGGCCTGGGCAAGAAGAAGCTCGCCAAGCTCTCTGCCAAGGACGTTCGCACCTGGCTCAACCAGCTCCGCACCACCTGCCAGTGCTGCGTGCGCGACATCGATGCAGGGCGTGATGAGCCCCTTTGCTGCGCCGTCGGATCGTGCTGCTCCAAGCGGCTCTCTCCACTGACGCTGACCTACATCCACTCCGTACTCAAGTCCGCCCTGGAGCACTCCGTGCGCGAGGAGGAGATCCCGCGCAACGTCGCCCGCAACGTCCGCACCGGCACACCTCGCCCCCGACGCTTCGAACCCCTCACCACCGACGAAGCCCGCCAATTCCTCACAGCCGCGCGCGGACACCGACTCCATGCCCTGTTCGAACTCGCGCTCCACACCGGACTCCGCAAAGGCGAACTCCTCGGCCTGCGCTGGGAAGACCTCGACCTCGGCCGGGGCACGGCCGCCGTCCGCCGCACCTTGCAACGCACCAGCGCAGGCGGGCTCACCACGCTGCCCACCAAGACCCGGGCCTCCGAGCGCCGCATCGCCCTCCCCGCCCGCTGCCTCCAGTCGCTGAAGCACCACCGAGAGCAGCAGCAGCGCGAGCGGGATACCGCGGGCACCGCGTGGCAGCACAGCGGGTACGTGTTCGCCACGCCGCAGGGCAGGCCGATCGACCCGACCAACCTCACCCGCACCTTCACCACGCTCCTCCGCAAGGCCGACCTCCGCCGCATCCGATTTCACGACCTCAGGCACTCGACCGCGACGCTGCTCCTGGAGCAGGGAGTCGAACTCGTCGTGATCAAGGAACTCCTCGGCCACGCCCACATCGGTGTCACAGCCACCGTCTACGCCCACGTGAGGCTCCGGCTCCAGCGCCAAGCCATCGATGCTCTCGGCACCGCACTCGACGGCCTGACAAACACCGAGACAGTCAACGCCGACGGCGACGAACCACCGCCCTGCGCCGCGTCCGTCCGCTGA